The Bacteroidota bacterium DNA segment ACCCACCTCTTTTCCTGATCAAATCCTGAATGGATCGAAGCCGCCTGAACGGAGACAGTGACCAACAGGCAGGCCTCTCGATAGGGCCTGTTTGTCGGCTTACCTGCCAAAAAACAACCAAAATTTTTCCGGTCTGATCAGACCATAAACCGGTTATGGTTTGCCCTCGTACCTATGTAAAAAAGGGAGGATAAACCCATGAGCAAGACCGGCAAAAACCTGATCGATCTGATTGTACTGTACAATCCGGAAAAAGAGGACAAAGGCAATCCGTTCACCAACCGCAACCTGAAATCTGCCTCGACAACCGAGCTGGCAGACCGCCTGCAGCTCGATCCGCGTACCGCCATTCTGTATGCGGCCATGGTTACCATGTCCATCCGTCAGTCTTCACTGGATTTTGGCGATTTTTTCGGGAATCTGGGACTGAAGATGGCCGATAGTCCGTGGCTGTATCAATGCCTGCTGACACTGAAGGAAAGAAAGCTGATTTTTTTCGAACGGAATACGTTCTTTCATGAATCACGTGAGGGACTCTCCTTCTTCATTCCCCGTCGCCATATTCATGAAATACTGAAAGGTGAAGATCCTTCCACCGAGAATAAATTGCCCGATACCTTCGTTGATCTGATCGTTCGTGCCGAGCAGTTGGCCCGCTTACCCGATGAAACCGATCTGACCCGCAGGGACGTGCTGAAAGAATTGTCGGGTCTGATTGAACACTGCGCCGGGATGAGTGAAATCCAGTGGCTGGTTAACCGTGTTACGGATCCCGAAGAACAACTGATCATGTTGCTGGCGGCCGGTGAATGTCTGAATATGAAAGAGGGACTGGATCTGGAAGAATTTTATGATAAATTCTGCGCCCATCATAAAAGTGAGGCCATTGTGAAAAAACAGATGGTGCTTCAGGGTAAACTCGGTGTCATCCGGAATAAAATGCTGGTCTTTATCAAGGATCATTTCCGAAAATCACTGATCATGGAACTGACACCGTCGGTGGTGACCGACTGGCTGGGTCAGATTCAGAAAATGGATACGGACCAGTTACCCAACACCAATCTGGGAGCATGGTCGCTGCCGGATAAAATACCGCCGGTCAGTCTGTCTTTTCCAACCGACCTGGAACCGCGGATCGGGATGATCAGGAAATTGCTGAGTGAGACCGGATACCGTGAGGTATCGACTCGGCTGAATACCCGGGCTGTATCAAAAGGATTGACCTTTTTATTCTACGGACGGCCGGGAACCGGTAAAACCGAGCTGGTTAATCAGTTGGCGAGGGAAAGCGGCCGGGCTGTTTTTAAGGTGAATATTTCGGAAATCCGGGATAAATGGGTGGGCGAAAGCGAGAAAAACCTCGAGAGCATCTTCTCTTATTTCGAAACGGTTAAAAAGGCACAGTCAGTTGAGCCCATTTTATTCTTTAATGAAAGCGATGCCCTCATCGGAAACCGCCTGAAGGTGAATTCCAGTGTGGATCAAATGAACAATGCCATGCAGAACATCCTGCTGGAAAAGCTCGAGACTTTTGACGGATTGTTTTTTGCCACGACCAATCTGCTTGAAAATCTGGATCCGGCCTTTGAACGCCGCTTCCTGTTCAAGATGGAATTCCCGATACCGCCGGCTGAAGTACGCGCCAGCATCTGGATCAGCCGGCTGCCCTTTCTGTCGGCCGATGAAGCGGCGATTCTGGCCGGCGATTTCGAACTCTCCGGCGGACAGATTGAAAACGTTACCAGAAAGTCCGAACTGGAATCCATCCTGAGCGGCACCGACACCACGCTGAGTAAAATCATCGGCTTCTGTGAAGAAGAACTGCTGAACCGCAGCCTTAAAAAACCCATGGGATTTGCATTAAAATGAAAGGAAACAATATGAACCTCCATGCCTACCTGTATACTCAGTTTCTCTCCGATCTGACAAGCATTCATTTCAAGCAACCAAACCATCTGATCATGGAACATCCTGAGGAATGGCGGATTGATTCCGCCACCGTATTCTTTGGCGGACCGGATTGGGAAAACATGGAAACGGATCTCAGATGGGTGGATAAGGAAAACCTCGACAATTTCATTCTCTGTCTGTTTGTCATTACCGTCATTGATCTGACGATGTTTTCTCACTTCCGGTCGCACTATCCGGTATTCCGGGTACAAACCCGGTACCCCAAATTCGGATGGGCGGGTTTCGGACTTCATTATGAGAAGCCGAAGAAACTGCTCACCGTGCCGGTGCAGGCCGGCCTGACCACGCTGACCAAAACCCCGGATGAGGTGAAAGAATTGGTTAATCTGTTTATCTGGGAATGTGACCGGTTTTTTGGCACCCATCTGCCGCCAATCACCACCACTGCCTTTGTGGAAGCCATGCTGGCTGACCGGGACTTCCGGCCGGAGGAAGGGGATACCAGCCTGTTTCTGCAGATTTATACAGAATTGAAATCGAGAATCGACTGAACCGAAATTAAACGCCGTCATTGAAAAAGAAAGGAGCCATGAGCGATGTACAGCTATAAACGGGTGAAAGGTAACCGGTATATCATGCTGGAAGATGGGGACCCCATTAACAATCATCTGGGCAATCCGTTTCCTGCTCTGACAGAAGAACGGGCTTTGCAATTCATGGTTGAGTTAAAGATCATCCAGTACAATGAATTCATTCCGCCTGAAGACCGGCTTCGTACCAGTTTTACTTATTGTGTGCTGTCAACCATGATGGAAGCCAGCGGGAGAACCTTCCCTTTGACGGTTGATGATGAGATTCAGTGGGACCGGGCGTTCCGGCTCAATCCGGGACCGCCGTTGCTGCTGCTGGAACAGCGGGTGATTAATCAGGCAAAAGTTGGGTTACAATCTCCGTGGGTGAATCTGGACCTGAACTACTGCTCCACACCGGAGGAAATGCGGGAAAACGGAACGGCATTCGTCCCCGCCAATATCATTGCGGAATTGAATGGGATACTCAGCTCCTTCCTGCCGGTTGAACGGTTTATGGTTATGCTGCTATCAAGATACATGGTCTTTGGTATCACGTTACCGGTTTTGTGGGTGGCAGACCGGATTGACGACACCTGCCTGGCCGATGGTTACTGGGTATTCGGCCGGTATGCCGGGCCCCGGAAGTTCAAACGGGAAAAGGATCTGCTGCTTTACCGGCTCTCTTTCCTGAAAAAGCTGCAGATCGCTTACCGGAATGGTGAGAAGGGTTTGCCGGTGTAAGGTGCATTTGTTAACGCTTTCTTCCGACACCGTAAATACAGGATGGAGGGGGAGGTGATGTTGTTGGGCTTGCGGTTGGACTGGACCCTCAACGGTGGATTTAATAAAAGTTAAATGAATTTCTAATTAACCGACCTTTGTATCTGAATAAAAAGACTGATACTTTCATTAACTGACCATTGTTAAGAAAAACTTACAGGGTTGGTTTGGTCCGGGAAAAGGAAAAAGGGCTGGATCGGAACAGCCGCTTTTACCACTCGTTGGTCTGTGTAATAATCTATCGATGCAATGCACGCTCACCGGATGGGTAAGAAAAAAATGAAATAATCTGAATGCAGAGTGATTTTTGTTGTAAGAAATACACTGTCAAACACCACACCATAAAAATAAACGGACACATTGGCTTCTGAAACACTGCAGCGAGGTTGAAATGAAAAAACGATTTACTTTGATTTCTTTTGACCTAATCAGAACCGAAGAACCGGACATTTCATATTCAATCGCAACCATACTGGCTTACCTCCGTGCCGATGTGCAGATTTCAGAACAATATGATATCGATCATCTATCCATAAACCTGTACAGAGAGTACGAATCCCATTTTATCACCGATATTGATAAAGTAATACAGCATCTGGATGAGAAACTTATTCAGTCACCTGATGTGGTGGCACTTTCTGAATATATATGGTCAAGAAATCTGACGGGACCTGTTTCTGCGTATCTTAAACAACGATTTCCAAGTGTAAAGCTGATTTTAGGCGGGCCAGAAATTACACCCGTCAGGGTGGAGCAGATTAGCGAAGGTTACCCATTTGCAGATCATCTGATCAGCGGTTATGCAGAGGAAGCACTGGCTGCGATTTTATTGGGCAAAAAAACTGACCTTTTAATAACTGGCTCCCCGGATTGCAATCGTCTGGTCTCTCCCTACCTTTCAAAGGTAATTACAATACATGATCAGGTCAAAATGCTTCGATGGGAGACAAAACGTGGGTGCCCATACAGATGCACCTTTTGCGAATGGAGTCAGGTAGCCGGCAGAAAAGTGATTGAGCTACCGATTGAAAGATTACATGAAGAATTAAAATTATTTTCCACTCTTAAAAATCTTGAGAAAATAAATGTACTGGATGGGACATTTAACACAAAGGACTCCTATCTGACCCTGATGGATGCAATGGGTGAATTAAAGGGGATCACTTTCAGTATACAGACAAGAATCGAAGCAATAAAAGGTAAAAACGGGGACAAGTTTTTAGAAAACCTGATCAGGTACAGGAATATCTTCCCGGAAGTTGGCATTCAAACCATTGTTCCTGATGAAATGGTCACAATCGGGAGGGTAGAGAACAGAGAACAGGCTGGAAGGGAAATTGAGGAAATTAAAAGGGTTCTTCTCTTTTTCAGAGATAACAGGATAAAGTATAAAGCCGATCTGATCTATGGCATACCGGGTCAGACAAAGAAAACTTTTACAGATAGTTTTCGCTTTCTGATCGATTGCGGAACAAAGAAATCAAACATCTCAACATTTCCGCTCAGAATACCAAAGAACAGCAAAATTAAGGAAGATGACACGAAAATCAGAGTTTATCCGATGTTCGAGGGTTGCCCGATTGACATTGTTAAGGAATCATCCAGCTTTACAGCTGAAGAATGGAAGGATATAAACCGTAAATCCGGAACGATGAAGTTTGAGTTTAATGCGGAAAATTCCGGAGGATATGGGAAAATATTATTGGCAACCATACCAAAGGAATTCCGGCTTGTTATCCACTCCAAATTCGGGTACACAAGGTATAAAAAGCTGACAATCGGTTTACAGGTTACTGTTAATACACCATTTATCCGTTCATTCTTCCCGATAGTGGTCCGATGGAAAAGGGTCGGTCCAAAGGAATTTCAGCACATTATATTAACGAAATCGAATAAAATTCTGATCAGAGATCAGAAAAGTCTTTTCTCTGGTTTCGAATATGGTGTCATCAGAAGTGTTGAAAAGGCCATTGATCCGCATGTATTTGATTTGCACGTAGATTCTTACCCCAGTCTCGATATTGCCAGGCAGAACATGGGTAATGGAGCACTTTTGAATTTCAAATACATTGATGAAAAAAAGTTCTTTTCCAGTGAAGAATAAACTTTGGATAAGTCATCGTTGATTTTCTCTTAATTTGAGCAGTTGCATGTATCGTTTATAAAAGCCAGGTATAAACCAATGAAATTAACCACCCTTCTTTGTACCGCAGGAAAGTCACCAATGGTAGCAGTAGAAGCTGCTTATTTTCTGCCGGATGGGTTCGATACGGTTCATGTGATTACCACCAACCACAAGGATGTTGAGAAGGCGATTAACGACCTGCAGTCTGCCTTTTCTGCACTTCATTCCAGGACGGAGCTAAAAATAACGGTCACGACTGAAATCGCTGATTGGAAAACCCATCGGGATTTCGAAGAATTTGAGGAAATCTTATTCACGTGGTACCTGACTCATTATTCACCGGACCAAACGTGGGTATGTCTGAGTGGCGGATATAAATCCATTAGTGCCAGTATGCAGAAGGCAGCTGGCTGGTTTGGGGCAAGGGATATTTTCCATGTTCTGGTGGAAAACGAAAATAGTGTAAAAGCCTGGCAGGATGTGGAGATTGCAAGACAGGAACACCGTTTAACCTTTTTCAGCATGGGCCATGAACCCGGGTGGGCTTTTGCCCGTAATCTGGTTGGATTTACGAATAATACACAAATAACCGAATGGGGTTGGTCTGTTAAACCTGGCCCGCACCAGATCCGGTCCCATTTTGCCGGTGTTTTAAATCGGATTCAAAGTAACTTGTTTACAGGATTAGCTGGTCTTCCTTTCCGTTCATTGCAGTTCCTCAGTCCGGGAATTTGGGACTGGCTCCATCAACCCGTAAATGCACAAACGGATCGTGAATGGATTAGCCGGCTTCCCAAAATTGATCTTCATCTTCATCTGGGCGGATTCGCAACAGAAGGCACTTTGCTTGAAATAGTTCGGAATCGGGCAAATGAGCCAGGCCTGCTGCCTTCTGAGATTCCAATTTCTTATCCTTCTCACTGGCCACTTCCAGCCGCCCCCATTGCATTAAACAGCTATATGACACTGGGAAATAACAATGGATCAGCAATTCTATACGATCCGGGTTGTTTGAAGGAACAATGCAGGCAATTATTTAAATATTTAAAAAAGGAGCGGATTGTCTATGCAGAAATCAGGTGTTCGCCGGTTAATTATGCAAAAGGCCGATCACCGTTGTCGGTTTTGACTGCTATCAGAGAAACATTCCGTGAGTGCATTGAAGATAGTCGCAGTCGTCAGGAATTTACTCCACTTATTAATCTGATTATCATTGTGACCCGGAAAACAGAAGGGGATTTATCTTCCATAAGTAAGCATCTGGCACTTGCAGTGACTGCCTTCCAGGAATTTGACGACGGCCATGACGTGCAGTTGGTGGGGGTTGATCTGGCCGGATTCGAGAATAAGGAAACAAGGGCTGAGTATTACTCGGTGGATTTTGAACCCGTTCACCGGTGCGGGATTGCAGTAACTGCACACGCCGGCGAAAATGATGATGCTGAGGGAATCTGGCAGGCCGTTTACAAGCTTCATGCACGGCGCTTGGGACATGCCCTTCGATTGAACGATTCACCCGACCTTAAACGCACGGTACTGGAACGCCGGATTGGTGTGGAACTTTGCCCCTATTCCAATTATCAGAC contains these protein-coding regions:
- a CDS encoding AAA family ATPase — protein: MSKTGKNLIDLIVLYNPEKEDKGNPFTNRNLKSASTTELADRLQLDPRTAILYAAMVTMSIRQSSLDFGDFFGNLGLKMADSPWLYQCLLTLKERKLIFFERNTFFHESREGLSFFIPRRHIHEILKGEDPSTENKLPDTFVDLIVRAEQLARLPDETDLTRRDVLKELSGLIEHCAGMSEIQWLVNRVTDPEEQLIMLLAAGECLNMKEGLDLEEFYDKFCAHHKSEAIVKKQMVLQGKLGVIRNKMLVFIKDHFRKSLIMELTPSVVTDWLGQIQKMDTDQLPNTNLGAWSLPDKIPPVSLSFPTDLEPRIGMIRKLLSETGYREVSTRLNTRAVSKGLTFLFYGRPGTGKTELVNQLARESGRAVFKVNISEIRDKWVGESEKNLESIFSYFETVKKAQSVEPILFFNESDALIGNRLKVNSSVDQMNNAMQNILLEKLETFDGLFFATTNLLENLDPAFERRFLFKMEFPIPPAEVRASIWISRLPFLSADEAAILAGDFELSGGQIENVTRKSELESILSGTDTTLSKIIGFCEEELLNRSLKKPMGFALK
- a CDS encoding radical SAM protein, which gives rise to MKKRFTLISFDLIRTEEPDISYSIATILAYLRADVQISEQYDIDHLSINLYREYESHFITDIDKVIQHLDEKLIQSPDVVALSEYIWSRNLTGPVSAYLKQRFPSVKLILGGPEITPVRVEQISEGYPFADHLISGYAEEALAAILLGKKTDLLITGSPDCNRLVSPYLSKVITIHDQVKMLRWETKRGCPYRCTFCEWSQVAGRKVIELPIERLHEELKLFSTLKNLEKINVLDGTFNTKDSYLTLMDAMGELKGITFSIQTRIEAIKGKNGDKFLENLIRYRNIFPEVGIQTIVPDEMVTIGRVENREQAGREIEEIKRVLLFFRDNRIKYKADLIYGIPGQTKKTFTDSFRFLIDCGTKKSNISTFPLRIPKNSKIKEDDTKIRVYPMFEGCPIDIVKESSSFTAEEWKDINRKSGTMKFEFNAENSGGYGKILLATIPKEFRLVIHSKFGYTRYKKLTIGLQVTVNTPFIRSFFPIVVRWKRVGPKEFQHIILTKSNKILIRDQKSLFSGFEYGVIRSVEKAIDPHVFDLHVDSYPSLDIARQNMGNGALLNFKYIDEKKFFSSEE